From the Deltaproteobacteria bacterium genome, the window CTTGATGACCTCCGAGTCGATGTCGAAGGCCCGCAGGTCGATGGAGGGCACGTTGTACTGCTTGGCCAGGAATCCCGTGAGCTCGGTCTCTTCGAGGTAGCCCAGCTTGGTGAGGTGATACCCCAGCCTCCCGCCCTCGGACTTCTGAGCGTCCTGAGCGGCCTGAAGCTGCTGCAAAGAAATGAGATTTTCCCGGACGAGGAGTTCCCCGAGGCGACCCGCCATGCGCTCTCCTGATGATGACTTGAGAGGGTTGTACGAAACGGAAGTGTAGCGGCATCTTTCCGGGCCACGCAACTTCGCGGCCCCTGGCCCCACCCCGGGTGCCGCGGCGCGTCAATCGCTCCGGGGGCCGCTCTCGAGCCAGCGGTGCAGGGCCCGGCGCATCGCGCGCTCCACCTTCGGCCCCGGCTCGCGGCCGGCCCAGAGGGCCAGGGCCCGCACCCCCTGGGCGAAGAGGAGCTCGGCCCCGTCGACCGTGGCGATCCCCCGCTCGGCCGCCGCCGCGATCAGCGCGGTGCCCCCGGGGCGGTAGACCCAGTCGACGACCAGGCGCGCCTCGCGCAGGTGACGCCGGGGAACCGCCGGCCGATCGCCGCTGCGCCCCAGGGGGGTGGCGTTCACCACCACCTGGGCCGGCGCCGGGTGGTCACCGCTCGCCCCGATCTCCAGGGAGACCTTCTCGAGGAGGTCCGCCGCCTGCAGCCGGTCCGCGAGGTCCTGACCCCGCTCCGGGGTTCGCGCCAGCAGGACGATCTCCTCGAAGCCGCAGCGGGCCAGGGCCACCAGGGAGGTGGCCGCGGTCCCACCGGCGCCGAAGACCAGGGCGCGGCGCGGCCGGTCCGTGGCCAGGAGGGGCGCGAGCGCCGCCTCGAAGGCCGGCAGATCGGTGTTGTGACCCACGAAGCCAGCCGCCGCGCCCGTGCGGCCCCGCCCCTGCGG encodes:
- a CDS encoding shikimate dehydrogenase, with the protein product MSAPTLLLGVLGSPIAHSASPAMQQAGLAAMGIDATYLPFEVQPEQLPAALEGLSALGALGANLTAPLKEAAARHLSRLEPTAARLGAVNTLVRAPQGRGRTGAAAGFVGHNTDLPAFEAALAPLLATDRPRRALVFGAGGTAATSLVALARCGFEEIVLLARTPERGQDLADRLQAADLLEKVSLEIGASGDHPAPAQVVVNATPLGRSGDRPAVPRRHLREARLVVDWVYRPGGTALIAAAAERGIATVDGAELLFAQGVRALALWAGREPGPKVERAMRRALHRWLESGPRSD